The genomic DNA CCGGTTGCATCCCCTTGGTCATAAGCTTCGGTTGGATCGGCCTCCATCGTAGCGATGTCCGGATTGTAAAGGCTCACCGGGCTCTTAACGCCGGCCCCGATAATGTTCCCTTTGTACAGCTTCACGCGTACCGTTCCGGTCACGTTCTTCTGGCTCTCCGTCACAAGCGCCTGCAAAGCAAGACGTTCCGGCGCGAACCAGAAGCCGTTGTACACGAGTGTACTGTAACGGGTAATCAGGCTGTCGCGCAAATTCATCACTTCGCGGTCCATTGTGAGGGATTCCATTTTGCGATGGGCCGTAAACAGAATTGTGCCGCCCGGCGTCTCATATACACCGCGGCTCTTCATGCCAACAAAACGGTTCTCGACCATGTCCACCCGGCCGATGCCGTGCTTGCCGCCCAGCTCGTTCAGCTTCTCCATCACGCCAAGCGGGTCAAGACGCTGGCCGTTCAGGCCGACGCAGTTGCCCTGCTCGAATTCCAGCTCCAAATACTCCGGCTGATCCGGCGCATCCTCCGGGGATACGCTGAGCAGGTACATATCCTTGCTCTCCTCGCCGCTCGCATCGTACCAAGGATCCTCGAGCACGCCACTCTCATAGCTGATATGCAGCAGGTTGCGGTCCATCGAGTAGGATTTCGCAGCGGACGCAGTAACTGGAATGCCGTGCTCTTCGGCGTACGCGATCATTTCCGCGCGGCCCGGGAAGCGGTCGCGGAACTCGCTGAGGCGCCAAGGGGCAATCACTTGGATTTCCGGAGCGAGACCAGCGGCGGCCAGCTCGAATCTGACCTGGTCGTTCCCTTTGCCTGTAGCGCCATGGGCGATAGCCATTGCGCCTTCCGCACGGGCGATTTCAACCATGCGCTTGGCGATCAGCGGACGGGCGATGCTCGTACCGAGCAAATATTGCCCTTCGTACATTGCACCAGCCTGGAACATCGGGTAGATGAAATCCTTGGCGAATTCCTCGCGCAGATCGTCGATATATACTTTGGAAGCCCCAGTAGCCAGTGCTTTGGCTTCCAGGCCGTCCAGTTCCTCTTTCTGGCCGATATCCGCCGTGAAAGCAATAATTTCGGCATCGTACGTTTCCTTAAGCCATTTGAGAATGATCGATGTATCCAAGCCGCCAGAGTAGGCGAGCACGATTTTATTTTTTGCCATATTAAATGATCCTCCTGTTACTTTTTATAGCTCCGATTTAAAATCCTATGATCCGATCAGCGCTGCCATCAGCGCTTTCTGGGCATGTAGACGGTTCTCGGCCTGATCGAAAATAATCGAATTCTTGCCATCGATAACCCCTTCGCTCACTTCCTCGCCGCGATGGGCCGGCAAGCAGTGCATGAACAAATAATCCGGCTTCGCATGCTGCGCCAGCTCTTCATTGACCTGATACGCAGCAAACGCCGCCTCGCGCGCCTTCTGCTCTTCCTCGAAGCCCATGCTTGCCCAAACATCTGTGTAAATGACATCCGCCTGCGCTACCGCCGCTTTCGGATCACGGACAACCTCGACAGCCGATCCCGTCTCCTTCGCGATGTGCCGGGCTTGCTCCGTAATTTGCGCATCCGGCTCGTAGCCTTCCGGGCTCGCCACGGAGATATGAACCCCGAGTTTCGCACAGCCGATCATCAGGGAGTGAGCCATATTGTTGCCGTCGCCGATGTAGGCCAGCTTCAGGCCTTTGAGGGTTCCTTTATGCTCGTAAATGGTTTGCAAATCCGCCAGCACCTGACAAGGATGCGCCAGATCGCTAAGCCCGTTGATGACCGGAACGGTCGAATAACGAGCCAAATCGACGACATTCTCGTGACCAAAGGTACGGATCATAATACCGTCCAGATATCTCGACATGACGGCCGCCGTATCGGCGATCGTCTCGCCGCGGCCAAGCTGGATATCGTTCTTGCTCAGGAACAAGGCGTGCCCACCCAATTGGTAGGTGCCAACCTCGAAGGATACCCGTGTCCGTGTCGAGGATTTCTCAAAAATAAGTCCGACGGTCTTTCCCTTCAGCGGATGATAGATCTCGCCCTTCTTCTGTTTATCCTTGATCTCGATCGCGAGGTCGAGCAAATATTGAATTTCTTCCGTTGTATAGTCGCTGAGCTCGATGAAATCGCGGCCCTTCAAATTAAATGCATTCTTCTTCGTTCCCTCTATTAGACTCATACTACACTTCCTCCTTGGATGTATAGGCGGAAATGATCGCTGCCAGCGTATCGACGGCTTGATCGATTTCCTCCCGGCTCACGTTCAGGTTCGGCAGCAGGCGAATGACATTCGGACCGGCAGTGACGAACAGCAGTTTCCGCTTCTGGCCTTCAGTAACCAGATCCGCTACCGGCTCGGCGCATTCGATGCCGATCAGCAGGCCTTTGCCGCGGATGGCCTTCACGAACGGTTCATCCTTGAACGCCTCTTGAAGACGTTCGTGCAAATATTTGCCCATCTCGTCCGCGCGCTGCGGAATGCTGTCCTCCAGCATCGTCTCGATCGTTGCGATGACCGCCGCGGCTGCTACCGGGTTGCCCCCAAATGTGGTCGCATGGCTGCCTGGCGTGAATGCTTCGCGCAGGTATTCCTTGGCGAGCATCGCCCCGACGGACAATCCGCTCGCAATGCCTTTCGCGGAGGTGAAGATGTCCGGTTCAATGCCGTAGTGTTCGTGCGCAAACCATTTGCCTGTACGGCCCATGCCGGTTTGCACCTCGTCTACGATCAGCAGGAGTCCCTCTTTTTTGCAAAGCGCGGCAAGCTCTTGAACGAAGCCAGGATCGACCGGATATACTCCGCCCTCGGCCTGAATCATCTCCAGCATGACCGCCGCCGTATTCGGCCCGATGGCCTCCTTCAGCGCCGCCATATCATGCAGCGGTACAGTCTTGAAGCCTTCCGGCAGCGGCAGGAAGCCGTCCTTCACCTTATCCTGCCCCGTAGCCGTCAAGGTCGCCAGCGTTCTCCCGTGGAAGGATTGCTGGAAGGTAATCACTTCGTAACGGCCGGTTCCTTTGATCTTCTGATGGTAACGGCGCGCCAGCTTGATGGCCGCTTCATTCGCCTCGGCCCCGCTGTTGCAGAAGAACACGACATCGGCACAAGTGACCTCCGTCAGCAGCTGCGCAGCCTTCTCCTGCTGCGGAATATGGAACAGATTCGATACATGCCATAGCTCATCCAGCTGAGCTTTGACCTTCGCCGTCACTTTTTCAGGAGCATGCCCGAGATTCGTCACCGCAAGGCCGCTCATAAAGTCGAGATAACGATTCCCCTGGTCATCCCACAGCCAGCTGCCATGTCCTTTGACGAGACTGATCGGATAGCGGGCATAGCTTGGAAACAGCGCGCTCTTTGCTTTCGCGTCCGCCGCCTTGGATGCCTTTGCTTCTTTAAGATCACTTTGTGCCATCGCTTGTCACTCCTATCATTTGGATAAAATCTCTTCATTTCACTCTATTAACTATAACGCAGTCTAAAATGCCATGCTACTGCATCCGTACAATTTTCGTCCCGATTTCCTCGCCGGACAGAACGCGGCTTAGGATCCCCGGTTCGCTGCCGTCCACGATGACGACCTCCTGCACCTTGCCATGGATACAGGCAATCGCAGCCCGGACTTTCGGGATCATGCCACCGTAAATTTCACCGGACTGAATCATGTCTTCAATTTCCTGTACAGTCACGGTCGGCAGCACTCTTTTCTCCCCGTTGATGGTCTTCAGAATGCCCGGCACATCCGTCACGACGATCATTCGTTCCACGCCGAGCTCGGACGCTACCGCCCCGGCTGCCGTGTCCGCATTGATATTGTAACGCTGGCCCGCCGCATCCACGCCAAGCGGCGCGATGATCGGCATAAATCCAAGCTGGATTACGCCTTCGATCAGAGCGGCATCAACTTTGGTAACGTCGCCGACAAGCCCGACTTCTGCACTAGCCGCTACCGGCTGCGCGGTGATCAGCTGGCCGTCTATGCCAGACAAGCCTAGCGCTTTGCCCCCGGATTGCCCGATGCGGCGCACGATGCCTTTGTTGATGCTTCCGGCCAGCACCATCTCTACGACGTCCAGCACTTCCTCAGACGTATATCGCAGCCCGTTCACGAACTTCGTTTCAATGCCGAGCTTATTCAGATTGTCGGAAATCGCCGGCCCGCCCCCGTGGACGATGACCGGCTGCACTCCGCTTTG from Paenibacillus woosongensis includes the following:
- a CDS encoding argininosuccinate synthase, with the protein product MAKNKIVLAYSGGLDTSIILKWLKETYDAEIIAFTADIGQKEELDGLEAKALATGASKVYIDDLREEFAKDFIYPMFQAGAMYEGQYLLGTSIARPLIAKRMVEIARAEGAMAIAHGATGKGNDQVRFELAAAGLAPEIQVIAPWRLSEFRDRFPGRAEMIAYAEEHGIPVTASAAKSYSMDRNLLHISYESGVLEDPWYDASGEESKDMYLLSVSPEDAPDQPEYLELEFEQGNCVGLNGQRLDPLGVMEKLNELGGKHGIGRVDMVENRFVGMKSRGVYETPGGTILFTAHRKMESLTMDREVMNLRDSLITRYSTLVYNGFWFAPERLALQALVTESQKNVTGTVRVKLYKGNIIGAGVKSPVSLYNPDIATMEADPTEAYDQGDATGFIRLNALRLKVSSGVEQNSK
- the argF gene encoding ornithine carbamoyltransferase — protein: MSLIEGTKKNAFNLKGRDFIELSDYTTEEIQYLLDLAIEIKDKQKKGEIYHPLKGKTVGLIFEKSSTRTRVSFEVGTYQLGGHALFLSKNDIQLGRGETIADTAAVMSRYLDGIMIRTFGHENVVDLARYSTVPVINGLSDLAHPCQVLADLQTIYEHKGTLKGLKLAYIGDGNNMAHSLMIGCAKLGVHISVASPEGYEPDAQITEQARHIAKETGSAVEVVRDPKAAVAQADVIYTDVWASMGFEEEQKAREAAFAAYQVNEELAQHAKPDYLFMHCLPAHRGEEVSEGVIDGKNSIIFDQAENRLHAQKALMAALIGS
- a CDS encoding acetylornithine transaminase, with the translated sequence MAQSDLKEAKASKAADAKAKSALFPSYARYPISLVKGHGSWLWDDQGNRYLDFMSGLAVTNLGHAPEKVTAKVKAQLDELWHVSNLFHIPQQEKAAQLLTEVTCADVVFFCNSGAEANEAAIKLARRYHQKIKGTGRYEVITFQQSFHGRTLATLTATGQDKVKDGFLPLPEGFKTVPLHDMAALKEAIGPNTAAVMLEMIQAEGGVYPVDPGFVQELAALCKKEGLLLIVDEVQTGMGRTGKWFAHEHYGIEPDIFTSAKGIASGLSVGAMLAKEYLREAFTPGSHATTFGGNPVAAAAVIATIETMLEDSIPQRADEMGKYLHERLQEAFKDEPFVKAIRGKGLLIGIECAEPVADLVTEGQKRKLLFVTAGPNVIRLLPNLNVSREEIDQAVDTLAAIISAYTSKEEV
- the argB gene encoding acetylglutamate kinase, encoding MRTALDNSNTASNPLAANGTFVMKCGGSTLAELPDSFFEDLVKLQQSGVQPVIVHGGGPAISDNLNKLGIETKFVNGLRYTSEEVLDVVEMVLAGSINKGIVRRIGQSGGKALGLSGIDGQLITAQPVAASAEVGLVGDVTKVDAALIEGVIQLGFMPIIAPLGVDAAGQRYNINADTAAGAVASELGVERMIVVTDVPGILKTINGEKRVLPTVTVQEIEDMIQSGEIYGGMIPKVRAAIACIHGKVQEVVIVDGSEPGILSRVLSGEEIGTKIVRMQ